The Arachis hypogaea cultivar Tifrunner chromosome 19, arahy.Tifrunner.gnm2.J5K5, whole genome shotgun sequence genome has a window encoding:
- the LOC112779576 gene encoding protein SIEVE ELEMENT OCCLUSION B, which translates to MASTIAATKKTDDGFEFNDDNILDQVYLTHVISDVECDTKILYELVSNILLPNSNQSHPLPPPLSKPEFLTLKLVSCQMIATQSSKLCAHQTTMWILQQLRRYSWDAKVMITLAAFCLEYGNFVYLDRAVLPAASDVAGTSLRQLNQIQIRKESANQVTELVRHIGQAVLFHINHWADLSAEDFEEEDVPALNDALKSIPLLVYWTIASIVASTANLLSPSPSYTLSEFKEKLTMADDSLAGYLETCMKQKEHLGDSQVRRRKIIENPKDIVEVLRALIMDPKTGPQPQIHEGLDQVKKGVEIFKGKYVLLFISTLDRIEDEIRLVNSIYDGLLANNDKKEKGGYHRDEFKILWIPIVHKWEEGSKERFKNLKRNYNIKWYSVEYLGELPGRRIIEDDFVRPYGFDIHDRPIIPVLGPHGRRINENALDLIFQWGIDAFPFRKEDGTALDKKWTWLWDAIKKVNPTIEPKREKYVFIYGGSDNWVQKFTSGVNKLKKNKDIEAADVEIDYHNLGKRSPSNDVFSFWVSVERKSQKNKQHKDPLNCEIQEIARNLLCLKRDPQGWVILTKGRNIKLFAHGDPMYQTLSQFQNWKDKVPIKEGFDIPLTEYYHNKENEISERQQPCSVINSSSVIATITCPNPTCGRVMEVTSVNYKCCHRDHDDPNYCGY; encoded by the exons ATGGCAAGCACCATTGCTGCCACGAAGAAAACGGACGACGGTTTTGAATTCAATGACGATAACATCCTTGACCAAGTTTACCTCACACATGTCATCAGTGATGTGGAATGCGATACCAAAATCCTCTATGAACTTGTCTCCAACATACTTCTACCTAATAGTAATCAG AGTCATCCACTACCGCCACCTCTTTCAAAGCCTGAATTCCTCACACTGAAGCTGGTTTCTTGCCAG ATGATAGCGACGCAGAGTTCAAAGCTATGCGCGCACCAAACAACAATGTGGATTCTGCAGCAGTTGAGGCGCTATTCCTGGGACGCAAAGGTGATGATAACGCTAGCGGCATTCTGTTTGGAATACGGCAACTTTGTGTACCTGGACAGGGCAGTTCTACCTGCAGCATCGGACGTTGCGGGAACCTCACTGAGACAGCTGAACCAAATCCAAATCCGGAAGGAGTCTGCGAACCAGGTGACGGAGTTGGTGAGACACATAGGCCAAGCAGTGCTCTTTCACATCAACCACTGGGCTGACTTGTCCGCCGAAGactttgaagaagaagatgttccTGCCCTCAATGACGCCTTAAAATCCATCCCTCTCCTTGTTTATTGGACCATTGCTTCCATTGTTGCTTCCACAGCAAACCTCCTCTCACCATCACC gagCTATACTTTGTCAGAGTTTAAGGAGAAGCTTACTATGGCTGATGACAGTTTGGCAGGGTATCTGGAAACATGCATGAAGCAGAAAG AGCACCTAGGTGATTCCCAGGTTCGtagaagaaaaataattgaaaatcctAAAGATATTGTAGAAGTTTTGAGGGCTTTGATCATGGACCCTAAGACTGGTCCGCAACCCCAAATTCATGAAGGCCTCGATCAAGTTAAAAAG GGTGTGGAGATCTTCAAGGGGAAATACGTGTTACTCTTCATTTCGACCTTGGACAGAATTGAGGATGAGATTCGGCTCGTAAATTCTATCTACGATGGGTTGCTGGCAAACAACGACAAGAAAGAGAAGGGGGGTTATCATAGAGATGAGTTTAAGATTCTGTGGATCCCAATAGTGCATAAGTGGGAAGAAGGGAGTAAGGAACGGTTCAAGAATCTGAAGAGGAATTATAACATCAAATGGTATTCAGTGGAGTACTTGGGTGAGTTGCCAGGCAGAAGGATAATAGAAGATGATTTTGTTCGTCCTTACGGATTTGATATCCATGACAGACCTATTATTCCAGTTTTGGGTCCTCATGGGAGGAGGATAAATGAAAACGCATTGGACTTGATCTTTCAATGGGGGATCGATGCTTTTCCTTTCAGGAAAGAAGATGGAACTGCTCTTGATAAAAAATGGACTTGGCTTTGGGATGCCATTAAGAAAGTCAATCCTACAATagag CCGAAACGGGAAAAATACGTGTTCATATATGGAGGCAGCGACAACTGGGTCCAAAAATTCACAAGTGGAGTGAATAAACTGAAGAAGAATAAGGACATAGAAGCAGCAGATGTGGAAATAGATTACCATAATCTAGGAAAAAGAAGTCCCAGCAACGATGTTTTCAGCTTCTGGGTGAGCGTAGAAAGGAAGAGCCAGAAAAACAAGCAGCACAAGGATCCCCTCAACTGCGAAATCCAAGAGATTGCAAGAAACTTGCTGTGCCTCAAGAGAGATCCACAGGGATGGGTCATTCTCACCAAAGGCAGAAACATCAAGCTCTTTGCTCATGGCGACCCCATGTATCAAACCCTTTCTCAATTCCAGAATTGGAAGGATAAAGTTCCCATCAAAGAGGGGTTTGACATTCCATTGACGGAATACTATCATAATAAGGAAAACGAGATATCTGAACGTCAACAACCTTGCTCCGTGATCAATAGCTCAAGTGTCATTGCAACAATTACCTGCCCAAATCCTACTTGCGGCCGTGTCATGGAGGTTACTTCCGTCAATTACAAGTGCTGCCACCGTGATCATGATGATCCCAACTACTGCGGTTACTGA